The segment ATGGAAAGACTCAAACAGAACCCTGCCCTGGGCCTGCCGGTGCTGGAGCCGCTGCGGGCAGACCCGGCGGCCTACGTGCAGGACAGCGTGGGCAACTGGCTCAATGACGCTGCCAAATCCCAGCCGCAGTGGGTGCAGGATGTCTGCCACCGCTGGCTGGCTGAAAGCCCCTGCAAGGCGACGGAGCGCATCTGCAAGCGTGCTCTGCGCAGCATCAAGAAATAATATTTGAGATGCTTTGTGGGGGAGGGACCCTTTTGCAAAAGGGTCTCCTCCCCCACGCCCCCACCCCCTAAAACTCTTAAAGAATTTTTTGTTCTTTGGCGGAGGGGCCATACCATTTCAACATTTATCTGCTCCAGCTCTGCCCGCAAAGAGGCGCGCCCATGGCGCGCCTCTTTGCAGGGTAATTAACCCATTCCATTCGTAAATTGCTCTGGCATCAAAAATAATCCGAAAAATAGGGCCTGTCCGGGGGAATCAGCGCTTCAAGCGTTTTGAGCAGATGGTAGTCCATATCAATGCGGTCATTGTTATAGAGATAGGTTGGCCGCTTGTAGCCCATAAGCATGGTGGTCAGCGTCTGGATGTCCAGCGCGATGCGGTGTCCCGAATGGCATGTGGTCACCTGCTCGCAGACAGCCTCATCATCCTCCCACCGCACGTGGAATATGCCGTTGTTCCACGGCGCAATGGGATCTTTTACCTCAAAATCCAGCGTGAGCCTGGGATCGCTGAACTGGAAGGGGTAAAACTCCATAAAGCGCTGCACATCCACAATACGGGCCATGCCGTAGGGCTGTATGGTCTCGTCGATTTCGCTGTCCTCAAGCTGAAAAGCCATGGCCTCGCCCGTGTAGTTGGCTCCTTCCACCTTGGTGATCATCGAAAAATGCGCGGTGATATAGTTCCAGATGCCGTACTTGGCCTCCTGATTCAGGTAGACCATCTCCTTGATGCTGAAAACTTCATTCTCAATGTAGTAGATCACATAGCCCAGGGGCTTGCGGTCAGCGCTGTAATACACAGCCGCCATGACATCGTCCGAATCCCAGCGCCAGTATTCCTCCCACTCCAGTGCGCCGCGTATGAGCGCGCCGTGTTCCTGCAGCGCAAAATATTTGTAAACCTTGTGCAGATCCTCATTTTCAATGTCCACACGCTCTATCTGCCCCTCCACCTGGTGACGCGCCGGAAGCTGCGTATCCTTGATGGCAAAGGTCATCTTGTCCGACATGATTTCCCAGCCGTGCTTGCGGTAAAGCGGGATGGAATAGGGGCACAGGTAGGAGATGATCTGCTGCTGGCTGCGCATGTACTCAAGGCTTTTTGCCAGCAATGAATGGATAAGCCCCCGGCCGGTATATTCCGGATAGGTCGCCACCCCGGTGATGCCGCCCATTTTGCAAATTTCGCCCTGGATGTTCACTTCCATAGGGTAGATGACCACTTGCGAAGCCAGCCTGCCCTTGTAAAACCAGCCCATGACGTGCGATGCCTCAAAAATGGGCTTCTTGGACTGCTTCATCTCCTTGTCGGACCAGCCGATGCGGGCCATTTCAGACGAACTCACCTGAAAGGCATACCGCAGCAGGGCTTCAAACTGCTCAAAATCGTCCTTGCCAAGCTGGCGAAATTCAAAGGCATCGTGAACGCCATTGGGCGGTTGTCGGTCCTCGTCCTTGTGTTCGCTGTTCACGGCTTCTCCTTCACCGCGTTCCTCTGCGGCCATGACCGTCCGGCGGGCCTCAAGGCCACGTTCCCGGCGGTTGACGGGCACAAGCGGCGCGCCGTTGCATTTGTCTGGCGGCGTGCCTGCGGCGCGAAATGGGTGGGGCTCCAGTCGTGGACCATCAAGAGGCGGCAAATGCTGTTGCTTATGTAGAATGCGCATGCCTGTTTATTCCGGTAGCTGCTCGTAAAAGAAAAATGCCTGATTCTGACCAGCACGCCAGGCGGGGACTGCGTGTCTGCACCCTGGCGGCCCTTGTTTGCGGGGCGGGGTGAAAAACATCCCCCCAAGGCCGCTGTACCGCGCCAGGCAGTTTTACGCAAGGCATGAAGCCGTGGTAAAATGAAAAAAATAGATAACGATATGGCATGGTTGAAAAACAGCCTTACAGCGCGACACCATAAGGGAGCTTTTTTCGGCGCTTTGTCGAATGGCAAAGTATGGGTAAAAATTGAAGAAAAATGCCAGGCAGTCACAATAGGAAATAAAAAAATGGCACAGCTGTGCCGCAAGCCCTGTCAGACAGGCAGGCCCGCTGCCATCCGCCTTTGGCGCAGACTTTCCAGCACATCCATACCGACGCGAAGTTTGCCGTAGCCCGTGCCGAGGCAAATGGACGGCTTGTTGCCGCCATGATAATCCGATCCGCCGCTGATGCCCAGGTCAAACCGTTTGGCCAGGGCGAGGCAGGCGCGAACGTCCGCTTCGGAATGCTCACTGTGCCACGCTTCAATGGCATTGAGTCCGCAGTCTTTCAGGCGCGCCACCTGTGTGTCCAGCCAGCCTGGCGGGCCCTTCCAGAGCATGGGGTGGGCCAGGCTGACAGTCGCGCCAAGATCGGCCAGAAGGCGTACGCTTTCTTCCGGTTCCAGCACTTCCTTGGGCAGATAGGCCTTGCCGTGGCAACCAAGATACTTCTTGAAAACTTCACGGGAATTCTCGGCATATCCCTTGCGCAACAGGACTTCAGCGATATGAGGTCTGCCCACGCTTTCGCCCGTGGCCGTGGCCAGCACCTCTTCCATGGTGATATCCAGCCCAAGCTCCTGAAGCTTGCGCACTATGCCTTCGTTACGCTCCGCGCGTTTGCGCCGCAAAAAAGCCAGCTTTTCCTGCAGTCGTACAGGATTTTCCGGCAGCCACAGCCCCAGGATATGCAATTCTCCCAGTTCCGTGCCCGTGGAAATTTCGCACCCGCGTATGAGTTCAACACCATGCTTGCGCCCGGCGTCAGCGGCTTCATCCAGACCAGAAAGCGTATCATGGTCAGTCACGGCCACGACCTCAAGCCCCACCTGGGCGGCCTTGACCATAAGAAGCGCCGGAGAATCCGTGCCATCGGAAGCAGTAGTATGCGTATGCAGATCAACCAGTTTCATGAAGTGTAACCCTTACTAAAAATGAGTTTTTATTAGTAGCGCAAAATATCAATAGGGTGCAAGCCTTGAACTGCCCCCTGCATCTCTGTATACTCGTTGCCCATGCTTGCTATACGAGGAAGGATATATGCCCATCAACACTGACGAACTTTTGCGGATACTGGCCTGCCCCAAATGCCTGGGCAGCCTTGCCGCCATGGAAGAAAATAATACTGCGGCGGGTTTTGCCTGCGCGGCCTGTCAGGTCATCTACCCCGTTCGGGAAGACATACCTGTCATGCTGGTGGAAGAAGCTGTGGATATGCCCACCTGGAGCGCCCAGCATCCTCTGGCAAAGGAACGCGCCTGATGCGCCTGCTTATTGCCTCCGATCTGCACGGCTCCATTGAAAGCCTGCGCTTTCTGGTGGAAAAGGCCCGGCAGATGGAACCCGACATGCTGGTGCTGCTGGGCGACCTTGTCTATCACGGCCCCCGCAATCCCCTGCCTGAGGGCTATGACACGAGGCTGGTAATGCGTGAAATGCCCGACCTCACTGCCCTGCCCTGCCCGGTTACCGCCGTGCGCGGCAACTGCGACGCCGAGGTGGATCTGGGATTGCTGCCCTTTCCTGTGGTTGATACCACATGGCTTGATGCCGATGGACTGCGCATCTTCGTAAGCCACGGCCACCACCTGCCCGAAAATCCGCCATGCCCCGGCTTCACGCCCGGCACTGTCTTTCTGCGCGGGCATACCCACATTCCGCGCGGCGAAACCCTTGACGGCCTGCACTTCTGGAATCCCGGCTCCCTTTCGCTGCCCAAGAGCGGCTTTCCCCGCAGCTACGGGCTGTATGAAAACGGCCTCTTCCGCGTGCTGGACATGCAGGACAAAGAAGTTCTGCGCCACACCCCGGCCTGATCGCCCCGGCCCTTGCCTGGCAATACTCTCCTATGACCACTCTACCCACATCGCGGCAGCCGCTCTTCACCCTGACTGAAGGGTTCAGACTGGTGCTGGCCTCCGGTTCGCCGCGCCGCCGCCTGTTTTTGTCCGAATGGGGCCTGCCCTTTGAACTGGCCCGCCCTGACGGGGCAGAGCCTTTGCCCCTGCCCGGTGAACAGCCTGACGCCTACACCCGCCGGGCTGCGGCGGCCAAGGCACACGCCGTTGCCGCCAGTCTGGACAGAACAGGTGCGCGAGCTTCCGCATCCACGCAAGACAAGGCCATCATCCTTTCCGCCGACACGGTGGTGGCTGTGGATGGCGACATACTGGGCAAGCCGCATGACGCAGCCCACGCCCTCGCCATGCTGCAACGCCTCACCGGACGCGGACATGAGGTCATCAGCGCCGTGTGCCTGCTTTTGCCCCCTTCGGCTGGCGCGCCTGAGGAAATATTTGGCAACGCACCCTGCAATGCGCCCTGCAATGCATCTGGCAAGACATCTGGCGACACATCTGGCGACACATCTGGCAAGACACCCTGCAATGCACCCTGCAACACATCTGGCAACACATCTGGCGACACATCTGGCGACACGCCAGACCACGCACCTCATAAGGCGCGCGACACTGACATAAATTGCGAAAGCCAGGGCTGCGGCGCAGAAGAACTGATTTTCAGCGATGTAAGCCGTGTGTACTTTCACCCCTGGCCTGAAAGCGTTTTGCGGGCCTACGTGGATACGGGCGAACCCCACGACAAGGCCGGAGCCTACGCCATTCAGGGTCAGGGAGCCTTTCTGGTGGACAGGATAGAAGGGTCGTGGAGCACCGTGGTGGGGCTGCCCGTCACACAGCTGGCCCACCTGCTGCTGCACCGGGGCTTCATGAGGCCCTGCGCCTCCCCCCGCTTGCCCTAGAACAGATTACCTTTGAGAATGTACATTCTCAAAGGTTAAGGCACGCTCACTACGGCGCTTAACCGCGCAGATAAACTGCGCTTACGCCTTCGCGGCGGGTGCCTGCTCAGGCAGTCGCCGGAGCAATTTCAAAGTAAAATTGCTCCAGGGAAACGCTGATGTATTCCTTTTGGCGGCCTTGCTTCACGGTTTTTGAAGCTGTCGAGGACAAAAGAGTCCACTCCTGCTTGAAAAAAGATCGCGCCTTGCCAAACGAAAAAACTGCGCGTTTCCATAAATAACCTCACCATGCCCCAGGCCTTCGGTGTTGCCCAGACCGCCGCATGCCGACGTCGTGTCAAAATCCCTGCCTCTCAAAAAACCTTCCCAGACACGCAAAAAATGGGCAAGCAGCCCATTTTTTGCCCTCAGTTCTGCCTGTGGCCATAAAATTTAAGAAATATCTATATTTTTTTACACCTTGATTGTGAAAATTTTCTTCAATTGTAATGGCGTTACAATCCGCACTGCGTGGTGGAATCCAGTCATTTTTTACGCTTTTGCGACTTTTTTCACAACTATGACTGAAAGCACAAACAAGAATCTGCCTCTTGACTGTTATTTAAAATCTCTTTACTCGAGTAACATGGCCAATTTTCAACTTTTCAATTTACAGTTTAGACAGGATGGAGGTCTGGATCATGTCTCAGGAACGGATCACGACACTGTTGAATGAAAATCGCAGCTATCTTCCACCAGAGCACGGCAAAACTTCTGCCTGGGTATGTGGCCCAGAAGAATACGATGCACTGTGCCGCCGTGCCGTGGAAGACCCCAGTGACTTTTGGGGTGCTCGAGCTTCGCAGTTAGTCCATTGGTTCAAGCGCTGGGACAAAGTGCTAGAGGCAGATGAAGTAAACCACAAATACAGGTGGTTTACTGGGGGCAAACTCAATGCCTCATTCAACTGCATTGACAGGCACCTTATTTCAGGCCGGCGCAACAAGGCAGCCCTCATTTGGCAGGGCGAAAAAGAAACGGACGTTCGCTGCTATACCTACCAGATGCTCTATACAGAGGTCTGCCGGGTGGCTCATGCACTGAGTTCGCTGCGCATCCGCAAAGGCGATCACGTGGCCCTGTATATGCCTATGATCCCGGAGCTGTTTATCGCCATGCTGGCCTGTGCCCGCATTGGGGCCATACACACGGCCATTTTTTCCGGCTATGCCGAGGGCGGCGTGCGCAGCCGCATCCAGGGCTGCAAGGCGCGCGTTGTCATCACGGCCGATGCGGCCGTGCGTGGCGGCAAGTTCAAGCCCCTCAAGGCCAACCTTGACCCCATTCTTGAAAAATGCCCTTCCGTGGCGCATGTGGTGGTGGTCAAGCACGCCGGGATTGAAAATGTCCATATGCAGCGCAACCGTGACATCTGGTGGCACGACCTTATTGACGACTTCACGCTCAACCCCGACTTTCCCTGCGAGCCAATGGACGCCAATGACACGCTCTTTCTGCTGCACACCAGCGGCAGCACGGGCAAACCCACGGGCGTCATGCACTCCACGGGCGGGTATCTTACCTATGCGGCCCACACCACCCAGTGGTGCTTCGACATGCGCGACGACGACGTGTACTGGTGCACTGCCGACGCAGGCTGGATCACCGGGCATACCTACGGCGTTTATGGCCCCCTGTCTCTGGGCGCTACCACCCTCATGTTTGAAGGCATACCCACATGGCCCTATCCCGACCGCTACTGGCGCATTGTCGAGAATTTTCGCGTCAACATTCTCTACACGGCGCCCACGGTCATACGTTCGCTCATGCGCATGAACGAGGCGTGGACAGAACGCTACGACCTGCGCAGCCTGCGCATCCTGGGCAGCGTGGGCGAGCCCATCAACCCCGAAGCCTGGCAGTGGTACCACAAACACATCGGCAGCGGCGAACTGCCCATTGTCGACACATGGTGGCAGACGGAAACCGGCGGGGCCATGATCGCGCCCATGCCCTATGCGACCAAGCTCAAGCCCGGTTCGGCCTCCAAGCCCCTGCCCGGCATTGACGCCACGGTTATGGGATCGGCAGCGCGCGACGGCGAGGAGCCCGAAGTGGGATGCAAGGCCGGGCATCTGGTCATACGCCGCCCCTGGCCCGGCATGATGCAGGGCGTCTTCAATGACGAAGAGAAGTACCAGTCCTACTTCACGCGCTTTGGCTGTTACGCTTCTGGTGACGCAGCCGAAATTGACCAGGACGGCTACTTCTGGATTCTGGGCCGTATCGATGACTCCATCAACGTATCGGGGCACCGCCTCTCCACTGCGGAAATAGAAGCAGTGCTGGCCACCTGCCCCGAAGTGGGAGAGGCCGCCGTTGTGCCCATGCCCCACGCCCTCAAGGGCGAAGCCATTTACGCATACGTGGTCACGCGCGACGAGGTGCCCTGGAGCGCCGACCTGCGCACCAAGCTGCGCGAGGCAGTGCGCCGCGATATCGGCGCTCTGGCAACCCCGGAATACATACAGTTTGTGGACGGCATGCCCAAAACGAC is part of the Desulfovibrio sp. genome and harbors:
- the eis gene encoding enhanced intracellular survival protein Eis; translated protein: MRILHKQQHLPPLDGPRLEPHPFRAAGTPPDKCNGAPLVPVNRRERGLEARRTVMAAEERGEGEAVNSEHKDEDRQPPNGVHDAFEFRQLGKDDFEQFEALLRYAFQVSSSEMARIGWSDKEMKQSKKPIFEASHVMGWFYKGRLASQVVIYPMEVNIQGEICKMGGITGVATYPEYTGRGLIHSLLAKSLEYMRSQQQIISYLCPYSIPLYRKHGWEIMSDKMTFAIKDTQLPARHQVEGQIERVDIENEDLHKVYKYFALQEHGALIRGALEWEEYWRWDSDDVMAAVYYSADRKPLGYVIYYIENEVFSIKEMVYLNQEAKYGIWNYITAHFSMITKVEGANYTGEAMAFQLEDSEIDETIQPYGMARIVDVQRFMEFYPFQFSDPRLTLDFEVKDPIAPWNNGIFHVRWEDDEAVCEQVTTCHSGHRIALDIQTLTTMLMGYKRPTYLYNNDRIDMDYHLLKTLEALIPPDRPYFSDYF
- a CDS encoding PHP domain-containing protein, with the protein product MKLVDLHTHTTASDGTDSPALLMVKAAQVGLEVVAVTDHDTLSGLDEAADAGRKHGVELIRGCEISTGTELGELHILGLWLPENPVRLQEKLAFLRRKRAERNEGIVRKLQELGLDITMEEVLATATGESVGRPHIAEVLLRKGYAENSREVFKKYLGCHGKAYLPKEVLEPEESVRLLADLGATVSLAHPMLWKGPPGWLDTQVARLKDCGLNAIEAWHSEHSEADVRACLALAKRFDLGISGGSDYHGGNKPSICLGTGYGKLRVGMDVLESLRQRRMAAGLPV
- a CDS encoding Trm112 family protein, whose product is MPINTDELLRILACPKCLGSLAAMEENNTAAGFACAACQVIYPVREDIPVMLVEEAVDMPTWSAQHPLAKERA
- the yfcE gene encoding phosphodiesterase; translated protein: MRLLIASDLHGSIESLRFLVEKARQMEPDMLVLLGDLVYHGPRNPLPEGYDTRLVMREMPDLTALPCPVTAVRGNCDAEVDLGLLPFPVVDTTWLDADGLRIFVSHGHHLPENPPCPGFTPGTVFLRGHTHIPRGETLDGLHFWNPGSLSLPKSGFPRSYGLYENGLFRVLDMQDKEVLRHTPA
- a CDS encoding Maf family protein encodes the protein MTTLPTSRQPLFTLTEGFRLVLASGSPRRRLFLSEWGLPFELARPDGAEPLPLPGEQPDAYTRRAAAAKAHAVAASLDRTGARASASTQDKAIILSADTVVAVDGDILGKPHDAAHALAMLQRLTGRGHEVISAVCLLLPPSAGAPEEIFGNAPCNAPCNASGKTSGDTSGDTSGKTPCNAPCNTSGNTSGDTSGDTPDHAPHKARDTDINCESQGCGAEELIFSDVSRVYFHPWPESVLRAYVDTGEPHDKAGAYAIQGQGAFLVDRIEGSWSTVVGLPVTQLAHLLLHRGFMRPCASPRLP
- the acs gene encoding acetate--CoA ligase, producing the protein MSQERITTLLNENRSYLPPEHGKTSAWVCGPEEYDALCRRAVEDPSDFWGARASQLVHWFKRWDKVLEADEVNHKYRWFTGGKLNASFNCIDRHLISGRRNKAALIWQGEKETDVRCYTYQMLYTEVCRVAHALSSLRIRKGDHVALYMPMIPELFIAMLACARIGAIHTAIFSGYAEGGVRSRIQGCKARVVITADAAVRGGKFKPLKANLDPILEKCPSVAHVVVVKHAGIENVHMQRNRDIWWHDLIDDFTLNPDFPCEPMDANDTLFLLHTSGSTGKPTGVMHSTGGYLTYAAHTTQWCFDMRDDDVYWCTADAGWITGHTYGVYGPLSLGATTLMFEGIPTWPYPDRYWRIVENFRVNILYTAPTVIRSLMRMNEAWTERYDLRSLRILGSVGEPINPEAWQWYHKHIGSGELPIVDTWWQTETGGAMIAPMPYATKLKPGSASKPLPGIDATVMGSAARDGEEPEVGCKAGHLVIRRPWPGMMQGVFNDEEKYQSYFTRFGCYASGDAAEIDQDGYFWILGRIDDSINVSGHRLSTAEIEAVLATCPEVGEAAVVPMPHALKGEAIYAYVVTRDEVPWSADLRTKLREAVRRDIGALATPEYIQFVDGMPKTTSGKIIRRMLRKIAGDNYEDIGDTTSLAEPEVIPKIIEGHRNLVAGRHETENAPEGGDNAKAE